In the genome of Pontibacter actiniarum, the window ATAGAGCCGAACACCGGGTGGTTTTTCGGTATCTCCGGAAACAGGCGGTGGAAAAACGGCCCTACCCACCGGGCAAGTATAGCCACTACGCCACCGCGCTCGCCCACTTTCATCAGGCCCAGCCAAAGGGTCATCACGCCGGTCAGGCCCAGGGAGATTTCAAAGCCGAGTTTGGCGTTGTCGAAGGTGCTGGCAACCAGTTTCTGGAATATATCAACGTCCTGGAAGAAGATGAGCTGGAAGAGTGCTATAACGAAGGCAATCAGGAAGAAGGCTGCCCACAGGTAGTTTAAAACCATTGACTAAAAGGTTGGGTTGGTTAGATTATAGCCCGTAAGATACAAAGCCGCCAGAAGAAAAACCATTGGCCCCTTTGCGGAGCCAACGGTTTCTGAAAATTTATACCGGGAAAGGGGGCAGCGCCTCCTCAAAGCACCAGCCCGTAGAACGGGGAGGGCTTCTCTGCCGCCAGGTCATGCACAAACCCGTTGACAACGGCATAGCGCACCGTGCCACGGGCATCCTGCAGCGTAAAGTCTGCGCCACGGCCCATGCCTAAGCCGTGGTCCGCCTCACCGGTCAGGCTAAGCGCGTTTAGCGGGAGCGCGAAAGGGTGCTGTGGGTCCGGGAGGTCTGCCAGCCGCACGGTGGTGTACCCGCTGGCGAGGAGTTCCCTGGCGCGTTCGGCGGGGAGGGCGGCGATGTTGTCGAAAGGCTCCTCGTACACCTTGCCCGGCACCAGCTGCAGCCCGTCTCCGTCCAGCTCTTCGTAGCCGTAGAAAGTGCTCATGTCGCCCAGCTCCTCCACGATGCTTCGGTAATAGAAGCCCTGCGCTGCAGGCGTCTCCACCTCTTCGCGCAGGATGCCTGCATCCAGCAGCACCTCCCGGCCGGAAGTTTGGTAGCGCACGTTCCGGATAACCAGGTCGTAGAGGTTGCGCTGGTTTTCCGGGATGCTGTAGTAATCCTCCAGTTCGTAAGCGTCGTAGCCCTGCCCGGCAATCAGGTGCAGCCCCGACACCAGGGCGGCAAAGTTGAGCCGGCGGATGTACTGCTTCTCAGGGTCGTTGTGGTAGCCGCCCGACTCAACCAGGATCACACTGGTGCCCCATTTCTGGATATTGTCGCCGAAGGCCCGCGGCTCGTGCTCATCAGAGAACTTCGCTACCTGCCCCGGAATGAGCTGCTGGAGGGCTTCGTTCATGCCCACGATGGTGCGCATAGCACGGCCACGCACCGCGTCAACGGTCTGGGCATGGTCGAAAGCTGGGGCCAGGAAAGAGACCGTGGCCGGCTTGGAGGTGCCGCCCGCTGTGTAGTAAATACTCTGGTCGTGCAGGTTAAAGCCAATGGCGGGGTTTAGCTGGGTACGTAGGTTTTTGAGTAGCTCCGCCTCCGGGCTTTGGAGCCGCTGGGCATCCCGGTTCAGGTCTATCTCCAGTGCGTTCCGCCGTGTAAAGCGCTCGGCTCCATCGGGGTTCAGCATGGGTATAAAGTAGAGTGTGGTATCGCGCAGGATCTGCTGGCGCACAGGGTCCATCTGGTCAGCCTGCTGCAGGAAGTGGAGCAGGTCGAACAGGGCCATGGTGGCGGTTGCTTCGTCGCCGTGCATCTGCGACCAGAGCATCACTTTCGTTTTTCCGGTGCCGGCCTTCACCAGGTAAATATCGCGCTTCTCCACCGACTTCCCCACCACCTGCACCTCGAAGAGCGGGTGGTGCCGGAGCTGCTCGAGTAGCGGAACAATGTCGTGGTGCTTAAACCGCCGGTGGCGGAGGCTCGGTTCTTTATAGGCAGCGTGCTGTTCAAATGCCTGCTGGGCCACCTGCGCAATGGGCAGTGCCTGGCCTTCGGTATGGAAAGAAGTCATCAACAAGTACAGTTTACGGGTAATCTTTTCGGGACGGATAAAGGTGCTTAAATTAACCGAATTCGCCATAGCTATACTTGTTGAACCGGAAACTTCCCTCTCTTTCGCCAGGTGGCACATTACCACTCCTGTACTTGCTGTCACCAAAGAAGTGCAGGCGGCCGCCTCAGGTGGGGGAGGTGCGGCCTCTGCCGGGTCTCTCTTAAAGCACTCGCGCCACCTATAAAACAGCTGCTAAGGATGGCAAATCAAAAAAGCTTTGTAACTTAAAGCAGCAGAAAACCACTTGTGTATGAAACGATTCCCTCTCCGCTGGCAGAAGAGCCTGCCGATCCTCTCCGGCCTCCTGGTGCTTGGCGCCCTTACCTTGACTCACCTGCCCGCCATGGGGCAACAGGTAAAAAAGAAGAAGCTGGTGCAGAAGATTATGAAGCAGCACCCCGATCAGTTTGATAAGATCCTGAAAAACCCGGAGAAGTACCGGGTGCAGATCCTGTACACTCAGATTGACCGGGACGCGCAGAACAACCCCAACTTTACCTCTTACTCGTACCGCGTTGACCCCAAGGAATATTTCTACCCGGCCAGCACGGTTAAGCTGCCTGCCGCCGCCCTGGCGCTGGAGAAGCTGAACGAGCTGGGGAAGGAGGGGCTGAACAAGTATACTTCCCTAAAGATCGACAGCGCCTACGCCGGGCAGTCTGCTGTAACGGCAGACAGCAGCTCGGCAGACAACCTGCCGTCTATCGGGCACTACATCAAGAAGGTGTTGCTGGTGAGCGACAACGATGCCTATAACCGCCTCTACGAGTTTTTGGGGCAGAAGCGCCTCAACGAAGGGCTGCACGAGAAAGGCTTCCGGGATGTACGGCTGTCGCACCGGCTCTCTATTTTCCTGAGCCCGGACGAAAACCAGCATACCAACCCTTTTACCTTTTACAAAGACGGTCAGGTGGTGTACCAGCAGCCAATGGCCAACAACGCCAATCCAAAGCCCAGCCCTTTACCGCAGGCCTATCTCGCCAAAGGCTATTACCAGGGCGACAGACTGGTGAACGAGCCGATGGACTTCTCTGCCAAAAACTACATCTCGGTGGAGGTGCTGCAGGG includes:
- a CDS encoding M14 family zinc carboxypeptidase — protein: MANSVNLSTFIRPEKITRKLYLLMTSFHTEGQALPIAQVAQQAFEQHAAYKEPSLRHRRFKHHDIVPLLEQLRHHPLFEVQVVGKSVEKRDIYLVKAGTGKTKVMLWSQMHGDEATATMALFDLLHFLQQADQMDPVRQQILRDTTLYFIPMLNPDGAERFTRRNALEIDLNRDAQRLQSPEAELLKNLRTQLNPAIGFNLHDQSIYYTAGGTSKPATVSFLAPAFDHAQTVDAVRGRAMRTIVGMNEALQQLIPGQVAKFSDEHEPRAFGDNIQKWGTSVILVESGGYHNDPEKQYIRRLNFAALVSGLHLIAGQGYDAYELEDYYSIPENQRNLYDLVIRNVRYQTSGREVLLDAGILREEVETPAAQGFYYRSIVEELGDMSTFYGYEELDGDGLQLVPGKVYEEPFDNIAALPAERARELLASGYTTVRLADLPDPQHPFALPLNALSLTGEADHGLGMGRGADFTLQDARGTVRYAVVNGFVHDLAAEKPSPFYGLVL
- a CDS encoding serine hydrolase, which gives rise to MKRFPLRWQKSLPILSGLLVLGALTLTHLPAMGQQVKKKKLVQKIMKQHPDQFDKILKNPEKYRVQILYTQIDRDAQNNPNFTSYSYRVDPKEYFYPASTVKLPAAALALEKLNELGKEGLNKYTSLKIDSAYAGQSAVTADSSSADNLPSIGHYIKKVLLVSDNDAYNRLYEFLGQKRLNEGLHEKGFRDVRLSHRLSIFLSPDENQHTNPFTFYKDGQVVYQQPMANNANPKPSPLPQAYLAKGYYQGDRLVNEPMDFSAKNYISVEVLQGVLRSLLFPEAVPAEQRFNLSPEDYAFLYKYMSMLPRESDYPKYDAQEYPDSYVKFLMFGQDKERIPENIRIFNKIGDAYGFMIDNAYVVDFENKVEFMLTAVIYANEDDILNDDQYNFDDVAYPFMKNLGQAVYQHELKRKRKYEPNLERFKIDYRNSL